Genomic window (Campylobacter ureolyticus ACS-301-V-Sch3b):
AACCAGTGGGAGAGAATTTTTATGCATGATAAAAATGAAGTTTTAAATTTACAAAGCAAAATTTCAAAACTTGATAAAAATGCTGATGATTTAGTTTATAAACTTTTTGATTTAAGCGATGATGAGATTAAATTTATAGAAAATGAAATGAGATAAAAATGGAAATTTTAAAACTTGATAATATAGATAAATACTACGGCGATAACCACGCATTAAAAGGCATTAGTTTTGGTGTAAATAAGGGCGAAGTTGTTGTTATCTTAGGACCTTCTGGATGTGGCAAAAGCACAACTTTAAGATGTATTAATGGACTTGAAGCCATACAAGGTGGCTCAATGCAAATTTTAGGCACCAAAATAGATAAAAACTTTAATTCATGGCGAGAAATTCGTCAAAAAGTGGGAATGGTATTTCAAAGTTATGAACTTTTTAATCATCTAAATGTTATGCAAAATATCATTTTAGGACCACTAAAAGTTCAAAAAAGAACCAAAGATGATGCAATGGATGAAGCAAGGTTTTGGCTTGAAAAAGTAGGACTTAAAGATAAGGAAAATGCCTATCCAAGAGAGCTTTCAGGCGGACAAAAACAAAGAATTGCAATCGTTAGAAGTCTTTGCATGAACCCTGAAATTATGCTTTTTGATGAGGTTACAGCTGCACTTGATCCTGAGATTGTTAGAGAAGTTTT
Coding sequences:
- a CDS encoding amino acid ABC transporter ATP-binding protein, encoding MEILKLDNIDKYYGDNHALKGISFGVNKGEVVVILGPSGCGKSTTLRCINGLEAIQGGSMQILGTKIDKNFNSWREIRQKVGMVFQSYELFNHLNVMQNIILGPLKVQKRTKDDAMDEARFWLEKVGLKDKENAYPRELSGGQKQRIAIVRSLCMNPEIMLFDEVTAALDPEIVREVLDVMLNLAKEGRTMLIVTHEMAFARAVADKIIFMDKGEIVEISTPEEFFVNPKTDRAKKFLNMFEFKK